The following proteins come from a genomic window of Diceros bicornis minor isolate mBicDic1 chromosome 4, mDicBic1.mat.cur, whole genome shotgun sequence:
- the HENMT1 gene encoding small RNA 2'-O-methyltransferase, with the protein MEENAKCNGVVDGYFDLSKKVIEFDPPLYKQRYHFVKDLVNRHNTKKVADLGCGDNTLLWMLKIHSRAELLVGVDINESRLRYSWDKLSPSWGNHLSPRDLDLTVTLYVGSAVERDSRLRGFDLITCIELIEHLNSEDLARFPEVVFGYFSPTMIVISTPNSEFNPLFPLDNALRDLDHKFEWNRMQFQTWALDVANRYNYSVEFTGVGEPPAGAENVGYCTQIGIFWKNEAKATESCISEQDGEHAYKLLYTVLYPSLQQEKVRKFVVLNEVYREVYIMRRRFIRILIPMDDSEFNNSEDSDASETEFKDRFVGPPAFTEAQKAEFRLLGPAFTEAEKTEFVLLGPAFTEAEKTNIVNSPKPFCVGNEFCVPLERLLAYPKVNRICDNIEMLRTYIADTVTLSSDGSTMKVEIPDHDDY; encoded by the exons TGCAATGGTGTGGTTGATGGTTATTTTGACCTCAGCAAGAAGGTAATCGAGTTTGACCCTCCATTATACAAGCAGCGTTACCACTTCGTTAAAGATTTAGTGAATCGACATAACACCAAGAAG GTTGCAGACTTAGGATGCGGTGACAATACGCTCTTATGGATGCTCAAAATCCACAGTCGCGCTGAACTGCTTGTTGGAGTAGATATCAATGAATCTAGGTTACGTTACTCATG GGATAAGCTATCTCCATCCTGGGGGAACCATCTAAGTCCCCGGGATCTGGATTTGACCGTTACTTTGTATGTTGGCTCTGCTGTGGAGAGAGACAGTCGTTTGCGTGGATTTGACTTGATAACATGTATTGAATT AATAGAACATTTGAATTCAGAAGATCTGGCCAGGTTTCCTGAAGTTGTATTTGGATACTTCTCTCCAACCATGATAGTCATCAGCACACCAAACTCTGAATTCAATCCCCTGTTTCCACTGGACAATGCCTTAAGAGATCTAGATCACAAATTTGAGTGGAACAGAATGCAATTTCAGACCTG GGCTTTAGATGTGGCAAATCGCTACAATTACTCTGTGGAGTTTACTGGTGTGGGAGAACCACCAGCAGGAGCTGAGAACGTTGGATATTGTACCCAGATAGGGATCTTCTGGAAAAATGAAGCAAAGGCAACTGAATCGTGCATTTCAGAGCAGGATGGTGAACATGCTTATAAACTT CTTTATACAGTCTTATATCCGAGTTTACAGCAAGAAAAAGTCCGTAAATTTGTAGTGCTTAATGAAGTGTACCGAGAAGTCTACATCATGAGACGTAGATTTATTCGAATTCTGATACCAATGGATGACTCTGAATTTAATAATTCAGAAGACAGTGACGCTTCAGAGACTGAGTTCAAAGACAGGTTTGTTGGACCACCAGCCTTCACAGAAGCCCAAAAAGCTGAGTTCAGACTCCTTGGACCGGCCTTCACAGAAGCCGAGAAAACCGAGTTCGTACTCCTTGGACCGGCCTTCACAGAAGCCGAGAAAACTAACATAGTGAATTCTCCCAAACCTTTTTGTGTTGGAAATGAGTTTTGTGTACCCCTAGAAAGGCTTCTTGCTTATCCCAAGGTGAACCGCATATGTGATAACATAGAGATGCTGAGAACGTACATTGCTGACACAGTAACACTGAGCAGCGATGGTTCCACAATGAAGGTTGAAATACCTGATCATGATGATTACTGA